In a genomic window of Pieris brassicae chromosome 7, ilPieBrab1.1, whole genome shotgun sequence:
- the LOC123712373 gene encoding E3 ubiquitin-protein ligase Su(dx): MSETSQPLAAPTSLSTYHQLSLTVESANIRSTGLFKPNPYLQVIIDDNISRKTEVIKNTLHPKWKEEFTVLVTPLSKITFRLADHHSFRKDHILGEKRVNFLKVLLYFNGKIENVEMTIDLMKTVSQDNSTSNTEVKSAELVLLLDGLRVEPAVLSQTHELYGEQLSARSPLNDGVRARNRLRTTLESIRSMARPPNLRPPPGPPPHINGAVNTSDGAGPSHESEPPPTHSVLPVHPAPQAQPTTANTTPEEPLPPGWEMRYDVYGRRYYVDHNTRSTSWERPQPLPTGWEVRRDGRGRVYYVDHNTRTTTWQRPDTERLARFQHWRGERRHVVAQGNQRFLYPHPHPPHPPNQDHEQEATGSSTNVAAPPPSTSGSSNANVSTSATASTSQASEDGLGALPAGWERRVQPDGRVYFVNHKNRTTQWEDPRTQGQEISALEEALPAGWEIRFTEEGTRYFVDHNTRTTTFQDPRPGAPKGPQGAYGVPRAYERSFRWKLSQFRYLCQSNALPSHIKITLSRQTLFEDSYHQIMRLPAYELRRRLYIIFRGEEGLDYGGVSREWFFLLSHEVLNPMYCLFEYANKNNYSLQINPASYVNPDHLLYFKFIGRFIAMALYHGRFIYSGFTMPFYKRMLNKKLTMKDIESIDPEFYNSLVWIKDNDIDECGLEMWFSVDFEVLGQVIHHELKPAGDKERVTEANKEQYLQLVTQWRMSRGIEEQTTAFLDGFNEVVPLEWLKYFDERELELMLCGMQEVDVDDWQRNTIYRHYTRTSKQVAWFWQFVRQMDNEKRARLLQFVTGTCRVPVGGFAELMGSNGPQRFCIEKVGKDTWLPRSHTCFNRLDLPPYKSYEQLCEKLNFAIEETEGFGQE; the protein is encoded by the exons ATGTCTGAAACCAGTCAGCCACTTGCAGCTCCCACTTCTCTCTCTACATATCATCAATTGAGTTTGACAg TTGAATCTGCAAATATAAGAAGCACTGGCCTATTTAAACCAAATCCCTATCTACAGGTTATCATAGATGATAACATTTCAAGGAAGACTGAAGTTATTAAGAACACACTACATCCAAAATGGAAAGAAGAATTCACAGTGCTGGTGACACCACTATCGAAAATAACATTTCGATTGGCGGATCACCATAGTTTTAGAAAAGACCATATCCTTGGAGAAAAGAGAGTAAATTTCCTAAAAGTCCTCTTGTACTTCAATGGGAAAATTGAAAATGTGGAGATGAcaatag ATTTAATGAAAACTGTATCGCAGGATAACTCAACTTCAAACACAGAAGTAAAATCTGCTGAATTGGTACTACTTCTTGATGGGCTAAGAGTGGAGCCGGCAGTGTTGAGCCAAACTCATGAATTGTATGGTGAACAGCTGAGTGCTAGAAGTCCATTAAATGATGGTGTACGAGCCAGAAACAGATTACGTACTACATTAGAATCAATAAGGTCTATGGCACGGCCACCAAACTTAAGG CCACCTCCGGGACCTCCTCCGCACATTAACGGGGCAGTGAACACTTCGGACGGGGCGGGGCCATCCCACGAGTCAGAGCCTCCGCCCACGCACTCAGTTCTTCCGGTGCACCCGGCCCCCCAGGCTCAACCTACGACAGCCAACACCACCCCAGAAGAACCATTACCTCCAGGGTGGGAAATGCGATATGACGTCTATGGAAGAAG ATACTATGTAGACCACAACACCCGTTCGACCTCCTGGGAGCGTCCCCAACCCTTGCCCACCGGTTGGGAGGTCCGAAGAGACGGACGTGGTCGAGTATACTACGTAGACCATAACACGCGTACTACGACTTGGCAACGACCGGATACGGAGAGATTGGCCAGATTCCAGCATTGGCGCGGGGAGAGAAGACACGTGGTCGCCCAGGGTAACCAGAGATTCCTTTACCCGCACCCGCATCCACCGCATCCGCCCAATCAGGACCATGAACAGGAAGCTACAG GAAGCAGCACGAACGTGGCAGCCCCACCACCCAGTACTAGCGGAAGCAGCAACGCAAATGTGAGCACTAGCGCGACGGCTAGCACGAGTCAAGCGAGCGAAGACGGCCTCGGCGCTTTGCCAGCGGGATGGGAGAGACGCGTACAACCAGATGGACGAGTATACTTTGTGAATCATAAGAACCGTACCACGCAATGGGAAGATCCACGGACACAG GGGCAAGAAATAAGCGCTTTAGAAGAGGCTTTACCGGCTGGTTGGGAAATCCGGTTTACTGAAGAAGGGACGCGATATTTCGTTGACCACAACACTAGGACTACCACCTTTCAGGACCCCAGGCCCGGAGCGCCTAAGGGACCACAG GGTGCATACGGAGTGCCGCGAGCGTATGAGCGTTCGTTCCGATGGAAGCTCAGCCAGTTCCGTTATCTCTGTCAGAGTAACGCTTTGCCCAGCCATATTAAGATTACTCTGTCACGGCAGACGCTGTTTGAAGATTCCTATCACCAg ataATGAGGCTACCCGCATATGAGTTAAGACGTCGCTTGTACATAATATTCCGCGGCGAGGAAGGCTTAGACTACGGAGGCGTCAGCCGAGAATGGTTCTTCCTCCTTTCGCACGAAGTCCTAAATCCCATGTACTGTCTCTTCGAATACGCGAACAAAAACAACTACAgccttcaaataaacccagcTAGTTACGTCAACCCCGACCATCTTCTCTACTTCAAGTTCATAGGACGGTTCATAGCTATGGCCTTATACCACGGAAGATTTATATACTCCGGCTTCACGATGCCATTCTACAAGCGGATGCTGAATAAGAAGCTGACTATGAAGGACATCGAGTCCATCGATCCGGAATTTTATAACTCCTTGGTGTGGATCAAGGATAATGATATAGATGAATGTGGACTTGAGATGTGGTTCAGTGTTGATTTTGAGGTACTCGGACAAGTTATACATCACGAGTTAAAACCTGCGGGTGATAAGGAGCGTGTTACTGAG gcaaATAAGGAGCAGTACCTACAATTAGTTACTCAGTGGCGTATGTCAAGAGGAATAGAGGAACAAACAACGGCATTCTTAGATGGATTTAATGAG GTGGTTCCCCTGGAATGGCTAAAATACTTCGACGAGCGCGAGTTGGAGCTTATGCTGTGCGGTATGCAAGAAGTTGATGTAGACGATTGGCAACGGAACACCATTTACCGCCATTACACGCGCACTAGCAAACAGGTCGCCTGGTTCTGGCAG TTTGTTCGACAAATGGATAACGAAAAGCGCGCAAGACTACTTCAGTTCGTAACAGGCACGTGTCGAGTTCCCGTAGGCGGTTTCGCAGAGCTCATGGGATCTAATGGACCTCAACGATTTTGTATAGAGAAG gtCGGCAAGGACACTTGGCTGCCTCGATCACACACTTGCTTCAACCGCCTGGACTTGCCTCCCTACAAAAGCTACGAACAGTTGTGCGAAAAGTTAAACTTTGCGATCGAAGAAACGGAGGGTTTCGGTCAGGAGTGA